In the genome of Nocardioides sp. NBC_00368, the window CCTCGAGGTCCTCCTCCTCGACCAGCAGCGCCTGGTCCGATGCGATGAGAACGCGCCTCACGCCAGATACTCCGCATCCCGTACGTCGGTGATGAACATGTGGCCGGGCGCGTGGGTGAGCGCGAACGGCGGGCGCGAGGCCATGATCGCCGCCTGCGGCGTGACTCCGCAGGCCCAGAAGACCGGCACCTCGCCGTTCCGCACCTCGGGCGGGTCGCCGAACTCGGGAGCGGCCAGGTCGGCGATGCCGAGCGAGGCCGGGTCACCGACGTGCACGGGCGCACCGTGCACCGCCGGGTAGCGCCCGGAGATGCGTACGGCATCGGCGACCCGGTCGGCCGGGATCGGGCGCATCGAGACCACCATGTCGCCGCGCAGACGTCCGGCCGGCGCGCACGCCCGCGAGGTGCGGTACATCGGCACGTTGCGGCCGAGCTCCTGGTGACGGATCGGGATCCCGGCGTCGGCCAGGCCCGCCTCGAAGGTGAAGCTGCAGCCGATCAGGAACGAGACCAGGTCGGGGTGCTCCTCCCAGGCAGCGCCCGCATCGGTGACCTCCTCGGTCAGCTCGCCATCCCGCCAGATCCGGTACGCCGGGATGTCGGTGCGCAGGTCGGAGCCGGGCGCCAGGGACGACTCGTAGGCGCCCGGGTCGAGCACCTCGAGCACCGGACACGGCTTCGGGTTGCGCTGCGCGAAGAGCAGCACCTCGAAGGCCCAGTCGGCCGGCACGGAGATGAGGTTCGCCTGCACCAGGCCGTGGGCGACTCCGCTCGTGGGCGCGACCTCGCCCGCCCGGTAGGAGGCGCGCGCGGCGCGGGCCTCCTTCAGCTGGGTGGCGCTGGCGGTCATGCAGACGCTCCGGCGAAGGGAGCGATGACCATGCCCTCGGCCTCGAACAGCTCCCGGATGGCCGCGGCCATCCGGATCGCCCCGTCACTGTCGCCGTGCACGCAGATCGAGTCGGCGCGTACGGCCACGTCGGTGCCGTCGATCGCCTCGATGACACCTTCGCGCGCGAGCCGCAGCATGCGGGCGGCGACCGCTTCGGCGTCGTGCAGGACCGCGCCCGGCTCGGCGCGCGAGACCAGCTCGCCGCCCGGCGTGTAGGCGCGGTCGGCGAAGGCCTCGGCGGCCGTCACGAGCCCGGCCTTCTCGGCCACGTCGAGGACGACACCGCCGGCGAGCCCCAGCAGCACGAGGGACGGGTCGATCGCCTTGACCGCGGCCACCACGCTGCGCGCCTGCCGCTCGTCGCGGGCGATCGTGTTGTAGAGCGCGCCGTGCGGCTTCACGTAGCGGACCGCGCCGCCGACCGCCGTGGTCAGGCTGATCAGGGCGCCGAGCTGGTACTCCACGTGCGCCTGCAGCGTCGCGGACTCGATGTCCATGGCGCGACGCCCGAAGCCCTCATAGTCGCGATATGCCGGGTGCGCGCCGATGGTGACGCCCTTGGCGACGGCATCGGCCAGCGTCGCACGGATCCCTTCGGGGGTGCCCGCGTGGAACCCGCAGGCGACGTTGGCGCTCGAGACGATCCCGAGCATGGCCGCATCGTCGGCGACCACCCGGTCGGGGGCGTTCTCGCCGAGGTCGGAGTTCAGGTCGATGGTTGCCTTGTTGTTCACGGTGCTCACGCTCCAATGCCGATGAAGGCGAAGATCGGGCCGATCGAGACGATGCCCATGTACCAGCTGAGCAGGGTCGCGAGCGTCCCCAGGGCCAGCAGCCACACCGGGTAGCGGTAGCC includes:
- a CDS encoding putative hydro-lyase, with the translated sequence MTASATQLKEARAARASYRAGEVAPTSGVAHGLVQANLISVPADWAFEVLLFAQRNPKPCPVLEVLDPGAYESSLAPGSDLRTDIPAYRIWRDGELTEEVTDAGAAWEEHPDLVSFLIGCSFTFEAGLADAGIPIRHQELGRNVPMYRTSRACAPAGRLRGDMVVSMRPIPADRVADAVRISGRYPAVHGAPVHVGDPASLGIADLAAPEFGDPPEVRNGEVPVFWACGVTPQAAIMASRPPFALTHAPGHMFITDVRDAEYLA
- a CDS encoding LamB/YcsF family protein, with product MNNKATIDLNSDLGENAPDRVVADDAAMLGIVSSANVACGFHAGTPEGIRATLADAVAKGVTIGAHPAYRDYEGFGRRAMDIESATLQAHVEYQLGALISLTTAVGGAVRYVKPHGALYNTIARDERQARSVVAAVKAIDPSLVLLGLAGGVVLDVAEKAGLVTAAEAFADRAYTPGGELVSRAEPGAVLHDAEAVAARMLRLAREGVIEAIDGTDVAVRADSICVHGDSDGAIRMAAAIRELFEAEGMVIAPFAGASA